The DNA sequence GCTCGTAGCAGTAAGCCGCTCCCAACTGGCCTCAGTAAAAAGGAGATTATTAGTCAAGACAACGCCATAATCGATGTCGCCAAAAAAGCCAGCCCCTCAGTGGTAAGTATTGTTAGTTCGAGCACGGCTACTAATTTCTTTGGTCAGTCACAGCAACAACAGGCGGCTGGTACTGGCATAGTTGTGAAGGATAATGGCCTTATACTCACCAATAAGCATGTCGTGCAAGGAGCCCAAAGCTTTACCATAATCGATAGTGGTGGCAAGCAGTATCAAGCCAAGGTTGCAGCTACCGATCCGACAAATGATCTTGCGTTTTTAAAGGCCGAGGCTAGCGGCCTAACTCCTGCTACCCTTGGCGATAGCGAAAGTGTTCAGGTTGGCGAAACAGTTATTACGATTGGTAATGCTTTGGGGCAGTTTCAAAACAGTGTAACCACCGGTATAATCTCGGGCAAAGGTCGGCCCATTACAGCGGGCGATCAAGGGTCGAGCAGTGGCACCGAAAGCTTGCAAAATTTGTTTCAAACCGACGCCGCCATCAACCCTGGTAATTCTGGCGGTCCACTGCTCGATATTGGTGGCAATGTGATTGGTGTCAACACTGCAGTAGCAGGCGAAGGTTCGCAAAACATTGGCTTTGCTATCCCGATCAACGAGGTTAAGAACGACCTAGCTAGCTTTAATTCCACCGGCAAAATTATTAAGCCATACCTGGGGGTGCGTTATGTTAGTATTACTAAAGATATCGCCAAAGCCAACGGCCTGCCGGTCGAAAACGGTGCTTTTGTACAAGGCACTGGCTCGGTAGTTGGTGGCAGTCCGGCGGCTAGCGCCGGTCTGGAACAGGGCGATATTATTACCAAAATCAATAACACCGAGATTAATGCCGACAACCAGTTAACCTCGGTAGTAGGCAAATTTAAGCCGGGCGACACCGTTACGCTCACGGTGGTACGCCAAGGCAAGACTATTACTATCAAAGCCAAACTTGGTGAAGCGCCTAGTAGCTAACTTGTCATCCTGATCCGCCAATCGGTGGATCAGGATCTCTATTTACTCGTCATTCCCTATCGAAAGGCTCTGTCGTTTCGGGTAGGGAATCCAGCCTGGATCCCCGCCTTCGTGGGGATGACTAGGATAATAAAAACAAAGAACCCCGGCCGAAATCGGGATTCTTTGAACCAGGTCTCGAACGGGGATTGTGGGGCAACTACGAAGCGTCGACGAGCAGGCTCAGACGTGGCTGAGGCCGCGTGACGAAGTCCTCGTCGATGTCAGCAGCTGGCTCGAAGATGAAGGCATCCATCAGCGAGTCGAGGCGTGCAGCGTCACCGATCTCGTCGCCCAAGATCCGGCGAAGATAGAGCAGGACGAAGCGTCTGAGCTCTTGCGGCTGATCTTTCAGCCCGAGCACTTCGATGATCGAACGCAGCGACCTGATCTCGAACTGGCTGTCGGTCTTGCGTGTGAACTGGTCGATCGTCGCGTGCGACAGGCCAGCTTGGAGCGAGACCTGTTGGATGTTGCTGTGCTCGCTGCATAGTCGCCTCAGCATGTCGTTGAACGTTTCACTCATGATAATTCCTCCGGGGTAGACGTTTGAGCGAACGACGACATTCTATAACATTTATAAGATAATAGCAATGGTTTATAATGACATTATGATCACTGAAAAACAGCGACAGGACGATAAAGAGAAGGCGATATTGCTGGCACTGCAGCAGGATATGGCACTTATGCGCCGCGATTTAGACATGTATGGAATGCGCAAAGATGGTTCTACTGTACTGATCTGTAAAAGTACAGATTACGATGAGTTATGGAGCGACGCTCTAGAAACTTTGAAGAATCAGGACTTTTCGAAGCCTAAGATTAGGTAGTCTTCGAGGATTGTTTTAAGGCCAGCTTGAGCAGCTAGCTTTTTAAGTTCTTCGTGCTGCCAGGGGTCAGATTCGTGGAATACCTTGCTGCCAGGCTTAATATGCTTGGGCAGTTGCTCATAAAAGCGGCGGTACAAGTCTAAGCCGTCGCCAGGGCCACCGAATAGGGCAATGCCGGGCTCTTTTTGCACCTCGGGCTTCATGCGATCGTGATAGTCATTGCTTACATAAGGCAGGTTGGTAACTACTACATCAAACTCGCGTTCCATGCCGTCAAAAACATCGGCATGCATAAATTCCAGCATATGCTCAGCACCCAAGATCTGGGCGGCATTCTTGCGAGCTACCTGCAGGGCGTCGTGGCTTACCTCGGTGGCAGTGATTTTAAGATCGGGCCGGTGTTTGGCTACCGTAACGGCAATAGCGCCACTGCCGGTGCCAATATCAATCAGGGTTGAGTCTTTGGGGGCGTGCTTAATGGCTTGCTCGGCAATGAGTTCGGTTTCGACCCGCGGAGCTAGCACGCGAGGGTCAACGTAAAAATTTAGGCCGTAGAACTCCAGGCAGTTGGTAATATAGCAAACCGGCTCTCGTTCTAGCCGCCGGGATACATATTGTTCAAAAAGGGCAGTTTGAGCCTCGGTAAGTTCGTCTTGGCCATGGGCTAGCACCCATTCGCGCCCTTTGCCGACCACGTGAGCCAAAAGTAACTCAGCATCGAGTCGGGCCGATGGTATGCCCACCGAGTTAAACTGGCCAGTGGTTTTTTCGACTAGCTGCTGTACTTTCATTGTGGCTCCTCGGCCGTTGCAAGATCAGCAAAAGGTAAGCTAGCGAACACTTCTGTTTCGAGAACTTGCTTGCCATAGCAGCGCAGAACAGAAAGTGAGCTAGCTTGGATTGCTGCTAGATCTAAGCATAGGCCAAGAGCTTTTGCTAACTTTTGGCGACACAAAAGATAGTCGCCCAAGGGGCGAACCGCTTTCCTGGATTCCCGCCTACACGGGAATGACGGGTTAGTCATTTTGCTGCTCTTCCAGAGACTTCTGAACCGAGGCTGCGCGCAAATGCTCGAGCAGGTCGTCGAGCCCACCATCCATAACTTTGGGCATGTTGTGGGTGGTATAGCCAATTCGATGATCAGTTATGCGGTCTTGGGGGTAATTGTAGGTGCGGATCTTCTCAGATCGATCGCCAGTGCCAATTTGGCCGCGGCGGGCCTCACCAAGCTTCTTGGCTTCTTCTTCAGCGCGCAGAGCTAGCAAGCGGCTGCGCAACACACTCATGGCCTTGAGCTTGTTTTTGAGCTGAGACTTTTCGTCTTGGCAGG is a window from the Candidatus Saccharibacteria bacterium genome containing:
- a CDS encoding trypsin-like peptidase domain-containing protein; this translates as MPTKTESIVPAQTKIAKPLNLTRIIVISVISGLLAGLLGAFLYLQIVARSSKPLPTGLSKKEIISQDNAIIDVAKKASPSVVSIVSSSTATNFFGQSQQQQAAGTGIVVKDNGLILTNKHVVQGAQSFTIIDSGGKQYQAKVAATDPTNDLAFLKAEASGLTPATLGDSESVQVGETVITIGNALGQFQNSVTTGIISGKGRPITAGDQGSSSGTESLQNLFQTDAAINPGNSGGPLLDIGGNVIGVNTAVAGEGSQNIGFAIPINEVKNDLASFNSTGKIIKPYLGVRYVSITKDIAKANGLPVENGAFVQGTGSVVGGSPAASAGLEQGDIITKINNTEINADNQLTSVVGKFKPGDTVTLTVVRQGKTITIKAKLGEAPSS
- the prmC gene encoding peptide chain release factor N(5)-glutamine methyltransferase, with translation MKVQQLVEKTTGQFNSVGIPSARLDAELLLAHVVGKGREWVLAHGQDELTEAQTALFEQYVSRRLEREPVCYITNCLEFYGLNFYVDPRVLAPRVETELIAEQAIKHAPKDSTLIDIGTGSGAIAVTVAKHRPDLKITATEVSHDALQVARKNAAQILGAEHMLEFMHADVFDGMEREFDVVVTNLPYVSNDYHDRMKPEVQKEPGIALFGGPGDGLDLYRRFYEQLPKHIKPGSKVFHESDPWQHEELKKLAAQAGLKTILEDYLILGFEKS